A region from the Aegilops tauschii subsp. strangulata cultivar AL8/78 chromosome 5, Aet v6.0, whole genome shotgun sequence genome encodes:
- the LOC141023133 gene encoding BTB/POZ and MATH domain-containing protein 1-like, translated as MVRIVRSNFVMFAIISSVGRTLEEPVHLKDDVFSVRYDITVPKEIFTEPIQLFVTVPPSDVHHHLGRFLLAGDGADITFKVDGETFAAHRRVLAARSCVFTAELFGPMREKTTTCVHIKDMEAKVFKAMLHFIYSDSLPHIDDANSIGMAQHLLVAADRYNLERLKLICVQKLCNNMDTSMAATTLALAKQHGCRGLKEKLCNNMDTSMAATTLALAEHHGCRGLKEVCFKFLGSAGNILKAVMVSDGFEHLRSSCPSVLKELLAKLAP; from the exons ATGGTGAGGATAGTGAGGAGTAACTTTGTCAT GTTTGCTATAATCTCATCAGTAGGAAGGACTTTGGAGGAACCGGTTCACCTCAAAGATGATGTATTCAGCGTCAGGTACGATATCACCGTACCCAAGGAGATCTTCACAGAGCCCATCCAGCTATTTGTCACGGTGCCTCCGTCCGACGTGCATCATCATCTTGGCCGGTTTCTCTTGGCAGGCGATGGGGCCGATATCACCTTCAAGGTTGATGGGGAGACTTTCGCTGCACACAGGCGCGTGCTAGCTGCCCGGTCCTGTGTCTTCACGGCGGAGCTCTTTGGTCCTATGAGGGAGAAGACCACAACTTGTGTACATATAAAGGACATGGAAGCTAAGGTCTTCAAGGCCATGCTCCACTTCATCTACTCAGACTCGCTGCCGCATATCGACGACGCCAACTCGATTGGGATGGCTCAACATCTGCTTGTAGCCGCGGACAGGTATAACCTCGAGAGGCTGAAGCTGATATGCGTTCAGAAGCTGTGCAACAACATGGACACAAGCATGGCGGCGACAACCTTAGCATTGGCTAAGCAGCATGGATGCCGCGGGCTGAAGGAA AAGCTGTGCAACAACATGGACACAAGCATGGCGGCGACAACCTTAGCATTGGCTGAGCATCATGGATGCCGCGGGCTGAAGGAAGTATGCTTCAAGTTCCTTGGATCCGCAGGCAATATTCTGAAGGCGGTCATGGTGAGCGATGGATTTGAGCATCTGAGGAGCAGCTGTCCCTCTGTTCTCAAGGAGCTTCTGGCCAAACTTGCTCCCTGA
- the LOC109746073 gene encoding BTB/POZ and MATH domain-containing protein 2-like gives MVKSKDDRYSSGDRSGRGGITASAIVAPAVSGSHVLKIEGYSRTKGLGNGNCIVSRTFAVGGHRWYIQYFPDGSGTDAADWISIFICLHDDDTSEVKASYKINLLDQGGNPVPSYCFARSTKTFSRRMPWGCRAFIKRRDLEESAYLRNDVFSVSGCGTQWQSSSAIVARAAQVYGSHILKIDGYSRTKGLGTGKCITSEIFQIGGHRWCMKYYPDGYTGYNNSISISLCLDQAEVNEVRARYKISLLDQDGETVPSPTYNQACYTFSKEHGPQVCYNLISRKDLEESVYLKDDIFSVRCVLAARSSVFRVEPFGPMGEKTTTCVHIKDMEAKVFKAMLHFIYSDSLPHTDDADAIGTAQHLLVAADRYNLERLKLICVQKMCSNMDTSMTVTTLALDEQHGCRGLKEVCDDQYRCQNELRTRRYRRSPTEAGFTLLMTTMKSSCTCP, from the exons ATGGTGAAATCCAAAGATGATCGGTACTCTTCCGGTGATCGGAGCGGCCGCGGCGGCATCACGGCGTCGGCCATCGTCGCCCCAGCCGTCTCCGGGTCGCACGTTCTCAAGATCGAAGGCTACTCCCGAACCAAAGGGCTCGGCAACGGCAATTGCATCGTATCCAGGACATTCGCAGTCGGTGGTCATAGGTGGTATATCCAATACTTCCCTGATGGCAGCGGCACTGACGCTGCCGATTGGATATCCATCTTCATCTGCCTCCATGACGATGATACCAGTGAAGTCAAAGCATCATACAAGATTAATCTGCTCGATCAAGGCGGGAATCCGGTCCCGTCGTACTGCTTTGCCAGGTCGACTAAAACCTTCTCCAGAAGAATGCCATGGGGTTGCAGAGCATTCATCAAGAGAAGGGACTTAGAGGAATCAGCTTACCTCAGGAATGATGTTTTCAGCGTCAG CGGTTGTGGCACGCAGTGGCAGTCCTCGTCGGCCATCGTGGCGCGAGCTGCGCAAGTGTATGGCTCGCACATTTTGAAGATTGATGGGTACTCCCGAACCAAGGGGCTGGGCACCGGCAAATGCATCACGTCTGAGATCTTCCAGATCGGGGGCCATCGCTGGTGTATGAAGTACTACCCGGATGGCTACACAGGCTACAATAACTCAATATCCATCAGTCTATGTCTTGATCAGGCTGAGGTCAATGAAGTTCGAGCACGATACAAGATTAGTTTGCTTGATCAGGATGGGGAAACAGTGCCTTCGCCTACCTACAACCAAGCATGTTACACTTTCTCCAAAGAACATGGCCCACAGGTTTGCTATAATCTCATCAGTAGGAAGGACTTAGAGGAGTCGGTCTACCTCAAAGATGATATTTTCAGCGTCAG GTGCGTGCTCGCTGCCCGGTCCTCTGTCTTCAGGGTGGAGCCCTTTGGTCCTATGGGGGAGAAGACCACAACTTGTGTACATATAAAGGACATGGAAGCTAAGGTCTTCAAGGCCATGCTCCACTTCATCTACTCGGACTCGCTGCCGCATACCGACGACGCCGACGCGATTGGGACGGCTCAACATCTACTTGTAGCGGCGGACAGGTATAACCTCGAGAGGCTGAAGCTGATATGCGTGCAGAAGATGTGCAGCAACATGGACACAAGCATGACGGTGACAACCTTAGCATTGGATGAGCAACATGGATGCCGCGGGCTGAAGGAAGTATGCGACGACCAATACCGTTGCCAGAATGAGCTGCGGACGCGTCGCTATCGCCGCTCCCCTACTGAAGCCGGCTTCACCTTGTTGATGACAACCATGAAGTCTTCGTGCACTTGCCCCTAA